The Burkholderiales bacterium sequence CACGGTGTGCGCGCCGGCGAGCGGATCGCGCAGCACGGCGAGCGCGTGGCCGCCGCGATCGACGACCGCCACCGCCACCGTGTAGCCGGCCTTCTGGCACTGCGCGAGCGCGGCCTTCGCGGCGTCGAGCGCAGGCGCGGTCTGCAGCGTCGCGAGCGGCAGCGTGAGCTTCGCCGCCTGCGCGAGCGCGCGGCCATCGCCCACCACGAGCGCGGAGGCGATGGCGAGCGCGGAGCAGGCGAGGACCGCCGCGCGTCGAGGTGTCGACCGACTCATCGTGGCTCCTTCACGCCATGCCCGGATTGCCGCGCATCCCGATCACCTCGGGCACTTCGAGCGGCCGTGGGCGCACGGTCTTCTCGCGCTTCAGATAGCGTTCGACGACCTCCCACACCGGCTCGGTCGCGGCGGCCCTCGCCGCCTCGGCCACCGGCGCCCAGCCCGCCACCTTGTAGGTCTTGTCCGCCTCGATCGCCTTGCCGGCGAGTTCCATGCGCACGATGCGCTTGCCCGCCGCGGCGTTCGGGTCGATCGCGTAGCTCAGCCCGCCGACGCGCACCATGTCTCCGCCCTGCTGGTAGTAGGGATCGGGGTTGAACAGGTTGTCGGCGACGTCCTCGAGGATCGTCCTGATCATCTCGCCCTTGATCTCGGTCGCCGTCGAGTACGGATAGGTGATCGCCGTCTGGTCCATCAGGTGCTCGCGGCGGATCGCCTGCCCGGGCAGGAGCGACGTGCCCCAGCGGAAGCCGGGCGAGAAGGCGATCGGCGCGTCCTTTTCGGCGCGCAGCGCATCGAGGATCACCTGGTCGAAGCTGCCGTTGAAGTTGCCGCGACGGTAGAGCAGCGCCTCGGTGACCGCGAGCGGCTCGTCGAGCTTCGCAGCGAAGGGAGCGCGCACCTTCTCGATGTACGCGGCCATCGCGCTGTCGGCCGGCAGCAGCGAGGCGAACACCGGCACGAGGCGGTAACGGAAATCCGCCACCTTGCCGCCGCGCACGTCGAGGTCGAGCACCGCGAGGAACTTGCCGTTGCTGCCCGCGTTGGTGACGATCGTCCTGCCCGAGCGGTTCGCCACGATGGTCGGCTGCGGCACGCCGTCGTGCGTGTGTCCGCCGAGGATCGCGTCGATGCCGGTCACGCGCGACGCGAGCTTGAGGTCGACGTCCATCCCGTTGTGCGACAGCAGCACGACCGCCGCGGCACCCTTCGCGCGCGCCTCGTCGACGACCTTCTGCAACTCCTGCTCCTGGATGCCGAAGGTCCACTCGGGCACGAAGTAGCGCGGATTCGCGATCGGCGTGTAGGGAAAGGCCTGCCCGACGATCGCGACCGGCACGCCGTTCACCGTGCGGATCACGCAGGGCGGGAACACCGGGTCGCCGAAGTCGCTCGTCTTCACGTTCTGCGCGACGAAATCCACCTTGCCGGCGAAGTCGCGCTCGACGATCGCCTTCACGCGCTCCGCGCCGAGCGTGAACTCCCAGTGCGCGGTCATCACGTCGACGCCGAGGAGCTTCTGCGCGTCGACCATGTCCTGCCCGTTCGTCCACAGCGCGGTCGCCGAGCCCTGCCAGGTGTCGCCGCCGTCGAGCAGCAGCGCGCCGGGGCGCGAGGCCTCGAGCTTCTTCACCAGCGTCGCGAGGTGCGCGAAGCCGCCGGTCGCGCCGTAGGCCTTGGCCGCGTTCGCGAAATCGAGGAACGTGAAGGCATGCGCCTCGCGCGTGCCCGGCGCGACGCCGAAATGCCGCAGGAACGCTTCGCCGACGAGGTGCGGCGGCCGGCCGGCGGCATCGCCCACGCCGAGGTTCACCGACGGTTCGCGGAAATGGATCGGCCGGAGCTGCGCGTGGCAGTCGGTGAAGTGGAGGAGACTGACGTTGCCGAAGCGTTCGATCGCGTCGTAGAACGACGCGCCGGCCGAGAGGTCCAGCGCGGCGCGCGACTCGATCGGCAATCCGGCCGCGGCCGCGGCCGCGAGAACCTGCAGGAACTCGCGGCGCGTCATCCCGCGCGCCGCGTCGCGTAGCGCCCGAGCGCGGCCACGTCCTCCGGGAACATTTCGCCGATCTCGCGGAACACGATGCGCCCCCGATCGACGACGTAGATCTCCGGCAGGCCTTCGCGCGTGCCGAACCAGCGGAGGGCATCGGCGCCGGCCATCGCGGCGGCGAAGGTGTAGCCGTGCTCCTTCATGTAGGCGCGCGCCTTCGCGGGCTCCTTGTCGATCGAGAACGCGAGGACGGTGAGTTCGCCGCGATGTCGGTCGGCGAGCGCCTGGAGCAACGGATTCTGCCGCTTGCAGAACGGGCACCACGAGGCCCAGAACTCGACGACGACCGGCGGGCCGCCGGCGAGCGTTCGTGCCGGCAGCGTCGAGCCGTCGAGGAGCACGACGTCGCGCCAGTCGACGCGATCGCCGACCTTCGCCGCCTCGCCCTTCGCGGCGTGCGCCGCGCGCGCGCCGAGCGCCAGCACCCCCGCGAGGGTGCCGAGGCGCTGCAGCGTCGCGCGGCGGCCGGTCACCGGTTGACCGGCGAGGCCGGGTCCATCAGGAGCGCGACCACGTCGCGCACCTGCTGCTCGGTCAGGATGCCGCTGTGGCCGAAGCGCGGCATGTTGGTGCACGCGCTGAACGCCTCGGCGTTCCAGACCTTGCCCCAGGCGTAGCGGCGCGTCTCGTCGGTGAACCCGCGCAGCTTGCCGAAGTGGTAGAGCGAGGGGCCGATCGTGCCGTGGCTGATCTCCTCTTTGGTGAGCTCGTGGCAGGCGTAGCAGTTCGCGCCCGACGGCTTCTTCGGATCGTCGGAATACTGTCCGCCCTGGCCGAGCTGCGCGATCTTCTCGCCGGACTTCCAGTCGCCCACGTACTTGCCGTCCGCGGGATAGCGGATCGTCTCGAGGTTGATCTTCTCGATCGTCACCGCGACGTCGTGCGGCAGCTCCTTCCCCGCGTACTCGCTGCACAGCGCCTGCGTCCGGTCCTGGTTCAGCCGGTCGAGCTTCGCCTGTCCCTTCTCCTTGAACGACACCTTCATCACTTCGAGCGCCTGGGCGCGAAGCTGCGCGTCTTCCGGTCCCGGCTGCGTCGACGCGCAACCGACGACCACTGCGGCGGCGGCGCTCGCCGCGAACGCCATGGCAAGGGTCCTGTTCATCGTGGCCTCCCGGGTCAGCGCTTGATGGCGGGCGCGTCGAAGGGCGCGCCGTTCGCGTTGTAGGCGAGGAACGTCGTCAGCGCGACCGAGGCCGGCGAGACGAACTCGAGTTCGGGGAAGCGCTGCTGGCGGAAGCAGTCGTTGAGCCGCCACTGGAACGAGCGCAGTTCACCCTGCGACACGCGGTAGGCGGGCCAGGTGGTGTAGCCCTTCTGCGCGCCCGCCTTGCTCGTGAGGTTGGGCAGGTCCTGCAGCCGGATCCGCTTGCCGTCCTCGGCGTGGCAGGTCGCGCAGGCGAAGTCGTGCGGGCCGCCGCGGAAGAAGAAGATCTTCTGACCGAGCGCGTAGGCTTCCTTCATCTTCGGGTTGTCGAGCCGCACGTTCATCGGGATGCCGCGCGACTGCGAGGTCACGTAGGCGACGAGCGCCTCCATGTCCGACTTGCGGTTGGTGCTGCCGAACGGATTGCGCTTCGCGTCGGCCTCGCTCATGCCCTGCAGCGTCACGCGGCACCACACCAGCCGCGACTCGAGGTCCATCACGCGGCCGGCGTCGGTGAAGTAGCGCGGGAGCTCCGCGTAGGCGCCCTTGACGACTCCGGGCCCCTTGCCGAGGTCGCACTGCTCGAGCGTCGCCTTCTTCGGTCCCGCCGGGGTCTTCCACAGGCCCTCGCCGCGCAGTTCCCACAACTCGGCGGGATTGCCGTCCTGCAGGGCCTGCCGGTACTTCTCGATCTCGTCCGCGGCCGAGCCCTGCGCGAGCGCCAGCGGCACCGCGCAGGCGAATCCGGCCACGGCGAGCGCCGCGCGAATCGCATGTGTCATCGTGTTGCCTCCTCGGTGGCGCCGGCGCGCCGCTCCGGCGCGTCCGGCGATGCCCCGCCTCGTCGCTTCGCGATCGGGCGCGGCTGGTATCTGATCGGAATCTACGCGAACGGAACGCGCGAGCGCTCGCGGCGGAGGAATCGTCCTCCGCGACCGCCATCGCGCGTCGTGATGTCCGGCATCGGGCGCGGCAGCGGCGTCAGGCGATCGTGGCCTCGTCGCTGCGCTTGTCGCCGCGGTTGTCGACCCAGGCGACCTGCACCTTGTCGCCCTTCGCGCCCCCCTTGAACCTGAACGACAGGAACGGATTCTTCGCGATCGCCGGGCCCCACTGCGCCGTGAGCACCGTCTTGCCGTTCCAGGTCGCGTTGACCGTCTGGATGAACCACGCGGGGATCACCTTGCCCTGCGCATCCTTGCGCTGGCCGGTCTCCATCTCGTGGCTCATGAGCACCTTGACCTCGGTCTTGTCGCCGACCAGGTTGGCGCGGATCTTCATCGGATCAGCCATGATTCACCTCATCGTTGCGCCGGAGGGCCGGCGTTCACCCTGCGATTCGCGGAGGCGGCACTCAACCGCCGCAGCCGCCGAGCGTGACCTTGATCTCCTTCGACGCGACGTGATACTTGCCGCCCGCGCGAACCAGCGCGTAGACGTTGCTGCTCTGGCCCATCTTGATGCGCGTGGTGATCGCGGGCTCGGTGCCCGCCGGAATGTCGAAGATCGCGGCCAGCATGTTCGGGTTCTTCTCGACGAGGATCGCGATCGCCTCGGTGTTCGGGATCGAACTCGCGACGCCGATAGGCACCACCGCGCCGTTCTCGGCGATGTCCGGCGTCGAGACGAACGCGATGTCCTTGCTCTGCGCGGGCGCGGTCCCGCCCAGCGCCTTGACCGTCTCGTCGAGCGTCTTGGTCTCGAACGCCGCCTGATTCCACGCGCCCTGCGCCAGCGCGTCGCCCGGCGCGAGCCATCCCGCGGCCGCGAGCAGCGTCAGCAGCGTGGCGCCGCCGCCGGCCTTCAATGCATCCCTGCGTCCTGCATCCATCACCGCCTCCCGGATTGGTCCTGCCTCGTGTCCCATGCCGCACGACGATTGGGGATACGCCGATGATCCCGGCACCCCTGCCGGCCAGGGTTTCGGCCGCCGGCTGCCAATCGATTCTACACGGCGGAAACCCCGCTCGGGTCGACCTTCGGGCGGAGGCCCACGTGCGCCGAAGCACGCAGCGCCCTTCGGTGCGACACTGCCGGACGGGATCCGGCCGGCGAAACTCCACGGGCCTCCGCCGGTCCGAGGACGAGGAGACTCCATGCACACCCACGACCCCGATGTCCCGTTGGCGCGCCGCCGCCGCACGCTGGGCATGCTCGCGGCCGGTGCGGCCCTGCCGCTCGCCTCGCTCGCGCCGGGACGCGCAGGCGCTCAGCCGCAGCGCCTCGCCCCGACGCCGCAGGACGCGGAAGGCCCGTTCTATCCGCGCAGCATCCCCTCCGACGCGGACTTCGACCTCATGCGCGTCGCGGGGCGTGATCGCCTCGCGCAAGGCGCGCCGCTCCATCTCTCGGGACGGGTTGTCGGCGTCGACGGCATCCCGCTCGAAGGCGCGGTGCTCGAGCTGTGGCAGTGCGACATCCACGGCCGCTACCACCACGTCGGCGGCCCGGCCGGCGAGGACGAGGACTTCCAGGGGTACGGACGCGCGGTTGCGGGGGCGGAGGGCCGCTACGGGTTCGTCGCGATGCGGCCGGTCGCCTACGCGAGCCGTCCGCCGCACCTGCACTTCCGTATCTCCCACCCGGGCCACCGCAGGCTCACCACGCAGCTCTACCTCGAGGGCGAGGCCGCCGAGCGCGGATTCGCCGGCATGTTCTCGCGCGAGCGCGAGCGCCTGCTGATCGCGCCGAAGCCGGTCGCGGGGCGCGAGCCGGGAGCGCTCGCCGCGGGCTACACGTTCGTGCTGGCCGTGCTCTGACCGGGACACGATAGGGCGCACCGCGCCGCCCTATCGTGGGCGGTCGCGGCGCGGCGCCCGCGTGCGCGGGCGCGATCGAATCAATGGACCGTCGCGGTCGACAGGAAGCGGAGCCGGTGTCCGTTGGCGAGCCGGTAGACGCCGTCGCCCAGGTGCTCGGCGCCGTCGAAGTCGGAACGGATGAGCGCGACCTCGACCTCACCGTGCTTCGCCTCGAGCACGACGTCGTCGGCGTGCGTGTCCTCGTCGGGCACCCGCAGGTATTCGGTCTCGAACACCACGTCGTCGATCAGCACGAAGTCCGCGCCGCCCACCGCGTCGGTGAGCGTCATGCGGTCAGTGACCCGGAAGTCGGCAGGGGTATCCACATCCACCAGATGCGGCCGGCCGGGCAGCGATTCAAGCCGGGGCGCGTCGTGGCCAGAACGTGCGGGACCGCCGCCGCGTTGACCGGTCAGCTGACGAGCGCGCGGACGAAGTTCGGCAACGCGAGCGCCGCGCGGTGCATCTCGCCGTTGTAGTAGCGCAGATCGGTGAGCCCGCGCTGCGCGATCCGCCGGTCGATCTCCGGCGCCGAGAGCTTGCGCGGATCGAGCGTCGCCGAGCAGCACGCCATCATCCACAGCCCGCCGTAGAGCGGCACCGACACCAGGTAGGGCGTCACGATCCCGAACGCCGAGCGCAGGTCGGTGAGCACCCGGCGGATGCGCTCGGGCTGGGCGACCGGGCTCGCGATGTGCATCGTCATCGCGCCGGCCGGCGTCAGTCGGGACGCGCACGCGCGGTAGAACTCGGGCGTGTAGAGGTCGAGCGACGGGCCGCCCGGGTCGGTCAGGTCGAGCACGATGAGATCGAAGGTCTCGGCCGTCTCGCGCACGTACGCGAATCCGTCGCCGATGCGAAGCTCGAGGCGCGGATCGTCGAGGCTCCCGCGGTGCACCGAGCGCAGGTACTTGCGCGCGATGTCGACGACCGCGACGTCGATCTCCGCGAGCGTCACCTTGCGCATCGACGCGTACTTGAAGAGTTCCTCGGCCGATCCGCCGTCGCCGCCGCCGACGATGAGCGCGCGCTCCGGTGCCGGATGGGCGACGCCCGCGAGGTGGACGAGGTTCTCGTGGTAGAAGAACTCGTCCTTCTCGCTCGTCATGAAGTGGCCGTCGAGGCGGAACAGCTTGCCGAACGGCACGCTGTCGTGGACCTCGATGGCCTGCCAGGGCGAGCGGAAGCGCTCGAACGCGCGGCTCGACTTGACGAAGTAACCCCAGCCATCGGCGAGATACTCGGTCATCACGCCGGGCGCGAGGTCGCCCTCCGGTTCAGCCATCCGCCCCCCCGCGCTGGATCGCCTGGAAGCGCGTGCGTCCCGGATCGAACGAGCGCTCGAGTTCGGCGAACAGGCGCCGCGCCTTGTTCGTGTTGTCGGTCGTGAAGTTGCAGACGTACACGTCGACGGTCACCGAGCCCATCTCGGGCCAGGTGTGAATGGCGAGGTGCGACTCCGCGAGGATCACCGCGCCGGTCACGCCCTGCGGGTCGAACTGGTGGAACCGTTCGCCGACGATCGTGAGTCCCGACGCCTCGACGGCTTCGAGACAGCGGCGTCGCAGCGCGTCCGCACGGGTCATTTCCGGCCGGTCCGCCGGACAGTCGTACCACTCGCCCAACAGATGGATTCCGTCCAT is a genomic window containing:
- a CDS encoding heme-binding protein, giving the protein MSRSTPRRAAVLACSALAIASALVVGDGRALAQAAKLTLPLATLQTAPALDAAKAALAQCQKAGYTVAVAVVDRGGHALAVLRDPLAGAHTVQTAIGKASTAVSFRMATTDLARETQSGRPASGIRDLPGVVAVGGGLVVQAKGALLGGIGVSGAPGGDADDACAKAGIAAISDSLELE
- the soxB gene encoding thiosulfohydrolase SoxB, which translates into the protein MTRREFLQVLAAAAAAGLPIESRAALDLSAGASFYDAIERFGNVSLLHFTDCHAQLRPIHFREPSVNLGVGDAAGRPPHLVGEAFLRHFGVAPGTREAHAFTFLDFANAAKAYGATGGFAHLATLVKKLEASRPGALLLDGGDTWQGSATALWTNGQDMVDAQKLLGVDVMTAHWEFTLGAERVKAIVERDFAGKVDFVAQNVKTSDFGDPVFPPCVIRTVNGVPVAIVGQAFPYTPIANPRYFVPEWTFGIQEQELQKVVDEARAKGAAAVVLLSHNGMDVDLKLASRVTGIDAILGGHTHDGVPQPTIVANRSGRTIVTNAGSNGKFLAVLDLDVRGGKVADFRYRLVPVFASLLPADSAMAAYIEKVRAPFAAKLDEPLAVTEALLYRRGNFNGSFDQVILDALRAEKDAPIAFSPGFRWGTSLLPGQAIRREHLMDQTAITYPYSTATEIKGEMIRTILEDVADNLFNPDPYYQQGGDMVRVGGLSYAIDPNAAAGKRIVRMELAGKAIEADKTYKVAGWAPVAEAARAAATEPVWEVVERYLKREKTVRPRPLEVPEVIGMRGNPGMA
- a CDS encoding TlpA family protein disulfide reductase, coding for MQRLGTLAGVLALGARAAHAAKGEAAKVGDRVDWRDVVLLDGSTLPARTLAGGPPVVVEFWASWCPFCKRQNPLLQALADRHRGELTVLAFSIDKEPAKARAYMKEHGYTFAAAMAGADALRWFGTREGLPEIYVVDRGRIVFREIGEMFPEDVAALGRYATRRAG
- the soxX gene encoding sulfur oxidation c-type cytochrome SoxX, whose protein sequence is MNRTLAMAFAASAAAAVVVGCASTQPGPEDAQLRAQALEVMKVSFKEKGQAKLDRLNQDRTQALCSEYAGKELPHDVAVTIEKINLETIRYPADGKYVGDWKSGEKIAQLGQGGQYSDDPKKPSGANCYACHELTKEEISHGTIGPSLYHFGKLRGFTDETRRYAWGKVWNAEAFSACTNMPRFGHSGILTEQQVRDVVALLMDPASPVNR
- the soxA gene encoding sulfur oxidation c-type cytochrome SoxA translates to MTHAIRAALAVAGFACAVPLALAQGSAADEIEKYRQALQDGNPAELWELRGEGLWKTPAGPKKATLEQCDLGKGPGVVKGAYAELPRYFTDAGRVMDLESRLVWCRVTLQGMSEADAKRNPFGSTNRKSDMEALVAYVTSQSRGIPMNVRLDNPKMKEAYALGQKIFFFRGGPHDFACATCHAEDGKRIRLQDLPNLTSKAGAQKGYTTWPAYRVSQGELRSFQWRLNDCFRQQRFPELEFVSPASVALTTFLAYNANGAPFDAPAIKR
- the soxZ gene encoding thiosulfate oxidation carrier complex protein SoxZ; protein product: MADPMKIRANLVGDKTEVKVLMSHEMETGQRKDAQGKVIPAWFIQTVNATWNGKTVLTAQWGPAIAKNPFLSFRFKGGAKGDKVQVAWVDNRGDKRSDEATIA
- the soxY gene encoding thiosulfate oxidation carrier protein SoxY — protein: MDAGRRDALKAGGGATLLTLLAAAGWLAPGDALAQGAWNQAAFETKTLDETVKALGGTAPAQSKDIAFVSTPDIAENGAVVPIGVASSIPNTEAIAILVEKNPNMLAAIFDIPAGTEPAITTRIKMGQSSNVYALVRAGGKYHVASKEIKVTLGGCGG
- the speE gene encoding polyamine aminopropyltransferase, whose product is MAEPEGDLAPGVMTEYLADGWGYFVKSSRAFERFRSPWQAIEVHDSVPFGKLFRLDGHFMTSEKDEFFYHENLVHLAGVAHPAPERALIVGGGDGGSAEELFKYASMRKVTLAEIDVAVVDIARKYLRSVHRGSLDDPRLELRIGDGFAYVRETAETFDLIVLDLTDPGGPSLDLYTPEFYRACASRLTPAGAMTMHIASPVAQPERIRRVLTDLRSAFGIVTPYLVSVPLYGGLWMMACCSATLDPRKLSAPEIDRRIAQRGLTDLRYYNGEMHRAALALPNFVRALVS
- the speD gene encoding adenosylmethionine decarboxylase; this encodes MDGIHLLGEWYDCPADRPEMTRADALRRRCLEAVEASGLTIVGERFHQFDPQGVTGAVILAESHLAIHTWPEMGSVTVDVYVCNFTTDNTNKARRLFAELERSFDPGRTRFQAIQRGGADG